AGTTTTAAATATGTATGGGTCTTCCTACAATATGGTTAGTAAGTCAACTCAGGAGGAAAGAAATCATGAAAAAATTTTTCTTACTACTTGCGGCATCCGCAATGTTAATTGGATGCACAAATAAACCTGCATCAACTTCCACAACAACTGAAACTACAAACTCAGGTGGAAAGTCAAAGGTTATGTTGTACTCCTCATTAAAGGAACAACAATTAGAAGCGTTAAAAGAGGGATTTGAAGCTGCTCATCCAGAGTATTCTTTAGACTATTACGCAGCTGGCACATCTAAGGTTGCGACTAAGATCGCTACAGAAAAGCAATCTGGTCAAATCGCAACTGACTTAGTATGGATCGGTGACCCATCCAACTATGTAACATTCAAGGAACAGGGAATCTTAGAGGCTTATGAATCACCAGAAGCTGCTAATATTGATGAAAAGTTCAAGGATCCAGAACACTTCTACACGGGAGCACGCCTTGTAGTTATGGGCTTAACAACAAATACAAACACAGTCCCAGAAAATGAAGTTCCAAAGACTTGGAAAGACTTATTAAAGGATGATTTCAAGGGTCAGATCGTTATGACAGACCCAGGTGAATCTGGAACAACATTCTACTTAGTAGCTAGCTTGATGAACAACCCAGAATATGGTGTTGAATTCTTCGAAAAGCTAAAGGAACATGGTGCTGAATTAGAATCAGGTACAACTTCTACACATACAAAGGTTGCAGCAGCTGCATATAAGGTTGCAATTGGTGTTGACTACGTTACGCAATCTCTAGCAGATAAGGGTTCTACAATTCGTTTCACATATCCGGAGAAGGATCTAATCGCTGTATCCAGTCCTATCGCATTACTCAAAGACTCACCAAACCCAGAGGGTGGTAAAGCCTTATATGACTTCATCCTTTCTAAAGAGGGACAAGAAATTCTTGCGAAGAATGACACAATGCCAATCCGTGGAGATGTTAAGAAGGAAGGCACACTATCATTAGATGAGATTATTACACGTGCAATGGTTGCGGACGATAAGGCAATCGCTGAACAGAGTGCAGAAATCTTAGAGAAGTTTGACAAGATTTTCAAATAAACAACTAGGAGAAAACCATGGCAAAAGTACAATTTAACGATGTATCTTTTAGCTATGGAGACAAAAAGATTATCCAAAACCTATCATTAGAAGTAAATGATGGCGAAATTATGGGTGTAATTGGACCCTCAGGGTGCGGTAAAACTACATTGATTAGACTTCTTTGTGGTTTTATCAATCCTGAAACAGGGTCCATTTTTATTGGAGAAACTTGTGTCTTCGACGCTAAAAAGAGAATTAATATCCCACCAGAAAGAAGAAATATTGGTGTTGTATTCCAAGACTATGCGGTATGGCCACATTTAACAGTATTGGAAAATGTTAAGTATCCATTAAAAAAGAAGAGAATGGATAAGAAACAAATGCAGGAAATCGCAATGAATGCGCTCAAGCAGGTACAGATGGAAACTTATGCAAACCACTTACCTTCCCAGTTGTCCGGTGGACAGCAGCAGCGTGTTGCGATTGCTAGAGCACTTGTATCATCAAAAGAATTAATCGTTTTAGACGAGCCTATCACAAACTTAGACTTGAAATTACGGCAAGAAATGTTGAAGGAGATTCGTGAGATTCAAGCAACAGTTGGTACAACAATCGTTTATATCTCACATGACCAGGAAGCTTCATTAGAGTTGTGTGATCGCCTTGCGATTATGGACCAACAAGGTAACATCCGTCAGTTAGGTAATGACTACGATATCGTTATGAAGCCAAAGGATCGCTATATCTTTGAATTCGTAGGTATTTCTAACTTCGTAGATGTTGTTGCGAAGGAAGATGGCGTGTATATCAACACACAGAATGGTCTAGTAAAGCTGGATGATAAGTCTGTTCTTGAACATCCAACAAAGGCATATCAATTAGCATTTAGACCAATGGATGCGGTATTTGATAGCGAAAGTCCTATTAAGGGTAAGGTCGTTACAGAAACTTTCCTAGGAAATATTACAAACTACTTTATTCAATTAGGTGATAAACAAATCCGTCTTCAACAATCTGCTTTAGATGTAATGAAGTACGGCAAGGCAAAGGAAGGCCAAGAAGTTGGCTTAAAGTTTGTTCGTAAGTTCTATTATGAAAAGGAGGAGGCATAATGTTTAAGCGTAAAACGTTAAATAATGATTTAGCTGCGCTAGATGGTCGTAAGTTCTCTTTAGATAAGATTATGATTATCGCAAGCTTCATCATCCTTGCGATTATTGCGATCGTTCCGGTTGCCTCCATTATCGTTAACGCTTTATTCGTAGATGGAAAACTAGCATTAGATAGTTTCTTCAAAGTTCTATTGAATAAAGAAAACATCGGTGCAATGTGGAATACAATCACAATTGCATTCTGGGTAACAATTTTCGGGACTATCATGGGATTGTTCTATGCATGGTTACTTGGACGTAGTGATATCCCTATGAAAGGATTCATGCGTGCATTGTTTAGTATTCCATACATGTTTCCTCCATTCTTTGGAGCCATGGCTTGGGACTTATTGTTATCGGGTAGAGGCGGATATTTAAATAACTGGTTAATGTCTACATTCCACTTAACAAAGGCACCTATTAATATCAACTCCATCTGGGGAATTATCTTCGTTGAAGTATCTTACTACTTCCCATTTGTATTCATGCAGGTAGTAAGTGCGTTAGAGAGAATGGACCCAACACTTGAAGAATCTGCACGTATTGCTGGTGCTTCACAGGGATATGTTATTCGTAAGATTACATTACCACTTGTAAAGCCTGCAATTTCATCTGGTGCACTTTTGATTATGATTTCATCATTATCACATTTCGGTGTTCCATCTATCTTAGGATTCTCACAGAACATCTACACATTACCAACACGTATCTTCCAGCTCATTAACCGTGCTGCTGGTGAC
This genomic window from Solobacterium moorei contains:
- a CDS encoding ABC transporter ATP-binding protein, giving the protein MAKVQFNDVSFSYGDKKIIQNLSLEVNDGEIMGVIGPSGCGKTTLIRLLCGFINPETGSIFIGETCVFDAKKRINIPPERRNIGVVFQDYAVWPHLTVLENVKYPLKKKRMDKKQMQEIAMNALKQVQMETYANHLPSQLSGGQQQRVAIARALVSSKELIVLDEPITNLDLKLRQEMLKEIREIQATVGTTIVYISHDQEASLELCDRLAIMDQQGNIRQLGNDYDIVMKPKDRYIFEFVGISNFVDVVAKEDGVYINTQNGLVKLDDKSVLEHPTKAYQLAFRPMDAVFDSESPIKGKVVTETFLGNITNYFIQLGDKQIRLQQSALDVMKYGKAKEGQEVGLKFVRKFYYEKEEA
- a CDS encoding ABC transporter substrate-binding protein, producing MKKFFLLLAASAMLIGCTNKPASTSTTTETTNSGGKSKVMLYSSLKEQQLEALKEGFEAAHPEYSLDYYAAGTSKVATKIATEKQSGQIATDLVWIGDPSNYVTFKEQGILEAYESPEAANIDEKFKDPEHFYTGARLVVMGLTTNTNTVPENEVPKTWKDLLKDDFKGQIVMTDPGESGTTFYLVASLMNNPEYGVEFFEKLKEHGAELESGTTSTHTKVAAAAYKVAIGVDYVTQSLADKGSTIRFTYPEKDLIAVSSPIALLKDSPNPEGGKALYDFILSKEGQEILAKNDTMPIRGDVKKEGTLSLDEIITRAMVADDKAIAEQSAEILEKFDKIFK